Proteins encoded within one genomic window of Triticum aestivum cultivar Chinese Spring chromosome 2D, IWGSC CS RefSeq v2.1, whole genome shotgun sequence:
- the LOC123053476 gene encoding programmed cell death protein 2 codes for MEPNADKLRGLRITSLDDEDDDETELPNQPLPASTVTVAAAASGYDDEDEDEEAEVMLGFLEKPKHPGLLLRHLFPSKAGGIPAWLDPVNLPTGNSSCCGFCGEPLHFVLQIYAPIESNAAAFHRTLFMFMCPSMACLHRDQHEQWTRNQGNPRRSVRVFRCQLPRTNVFYSSEPPSRNNSDKPLCAGAALCHWCGTWKGDKICGGCKKSRYCSEKHQALHWRSGHKNDCLQIINSSEASSSVLPAVGKVPARTSWPEYQIAIDDEVDLDSDGCDEDSSKSLVMQKHGKPDDTMQSWMDQFEADADNQCWAYFQERISRAPEQVLRYCRDPNVKPLWALSAGRPSNPDIPSCSYCKGPLCYEFQIMPQLLYYFGVRNEPNSLDWATIVVYTCQGSCDQNISYKEEFAWVQLYPTSISRP; via the exons ATGGAGCCCAACGCCGACAAGCTACGTGGTCTTCGCATCACCTCCCTGGACGATGAAGACGATGATGAGACAGAACTGCCCAACCAACCTCTGCCCGCCTCCACCGTGACCGTGGCTGCGGCCGCCTCGGGCTATGATGACGAGGACGAAgatgaagaagcagaagtcatgcttggATTCCTGGAGAAGCCGAAGcatcccggcctcctcctccgccacctctTTCCTAGCAAGGCTGGAGGCATCCCG GCGTGGTTGGATCCCGTGAACTTGCCCACGGGGAACTCCAGCTGCTGTGGCTTCTGCGGCGAGCCCCTGCACTTTGTCCTCCAG ATTTATGCTCCGATTGAGAGCAATGCAGCAGCATTCCACCGCACTCTGTTCATGTTCATGTGCCCGTCGATGGCATGCTTGCACCGAGACCAGCACGAACAGTGGACACGCAACCAAGGCAATCCTCGTAGAAG CGTGAGGGTTTTCCGGTGCCAGCTGCCTCGTACCAACGTGTTCTACTCAAGTGAACCTCCAAGTCGCAATAACTCTGACAAGCCACTATGTGCCGGAG CTGCTCTGTGTCATTGGTGTGGTACATGGAAAGGGGATAAAATATGTGGTGGCTGCAAGAAATCACGTTACTGTTCTGAGAAACATCAG GCACTGCACTGGCGCTCTGGTCATAAAAATGATTGCCTACAGATAATCAATTCTTCTGAAGCTTCAAGTTCTGTGCTGCCAGCTGTAGGAAAAG TTCCAGCTAGGACTTCTTGGCCGGAATATCAGATAGCAATTGACGATGAAGTTGATTTGGATTCTGATGGTTGTGATGAAGACAGCTCAAAGTCCTTGGTGATGCAAAAGCATGGTAAACCAGATGATACAATGCAGTCATGGATGGATCAATTTGAG GCTGATGCTGACAACCAATGCTGGGCATATTTTCAAGAGCGTATCTCAAGAGCACCAGAGCAAGTATTGAG ATACTGTCGAGATCCAAATGTAAAACCTCTGTGGGCTTTATCAGCTGGGCGTCCATCAAATCCTGACATCCCTTCATGTAGCTACTGTAAAGGTCCACTATGCTATGAATTTCAG ATAATGCCACAATTGCTTTATTACTTTGGTGTGAGAAATGAACCAAACTCTCTTGATTGGGCAACAATTGTTGTGTACACGTGTCAAGGATCATGTGATCAAAATATTAGCTACAAGGAAGAGTTTGCATGGGTTCAGTTATATCCTACGTCAATCTCAAGGCCGTAG